The uncultured Hyphomonas sp. genome includes a window with the following:
- the zwf gene encoding glucose-6-phosphate dehydrogenase, which yields MAKFIPVDPFDIVIFGGTGDLSRRKLLPALFHRWLDGQIPENSAIVGAARSDLDDKAYRAMAREACEKATGENWDDREWAKFEQLIHYVSIDATNTKADWTPLKSKLTMDGERACVFYLATAPGLYVDICNALGKEGLAASNTRVVLEKPIGKDLESARAINDGVGAVFSERQVFRIDHYLGKETVQNLMVLRFGNILFEPLWSRNYIDHIQITVAEDLGLEGRADYYDRSGALRDMVQNHMLQLLCLTAMEPPNQLDDDDVRTEKIKVLNALMPIHGEAAKKQTVRGQYKAGMKGGEAVKGYADELSGVDKSNTETFVAIKAGIDNWRWAGVPFYLRTGKRMSHRHSDIVIQFKKTPHSLFGEGNDMANRLVIRLQPDEGVRLFVQIKEPGPGGLRVKSMPLNLSYAESFMVRYPDAYERLLMDVVRGNLSLFMRKEEVEAAWAWVDSLIEAWEQAGDAPEPYPAGSDGPLAAAMLMDRDDRAWWEGL from the coding sequence ATGGCCAAATTCATACCGGTCGATCCCTTCGACATTGTCATTTTCGGGGGCACCGGCGACCTGTCACGGCGTAAGCTCCTTCCGGCGCTCTTCCATCGCTGGCTGGACGGGCAGATTCCTGAAAACAGTGCCATTGTCGGGGCGGCTCGCTCGGACCTGGATGACAAAGCCTATCGCGCGATGGCCCGCGAGGCCTGTGAAAAGGCGACCGGAGAAAACTGGGACGACAGGGAATGGGCCAAGTTCGAGCAGCTGATCCACTACGTTTCGATTGATGCCACGAATACCAAGGCAGACTGGACGCCGCTGAAATCCAAGCTGACCATGGATGGAGAGCGCGCCTGCGTCTTCTATCTGGCAACGGCTCCGGGGCTTTACGTGGATATCTGCAACGCGCTCGGTAAAGAGGGGCTCGCTGCAAGCAACACGCGGGTCGTTCTGGAAAAACCAATCGGGAAAGATCTTGAATCTGCCCGGGCCATCAATGATGGCGTTGGTGCCGTCTTTTCAGAGCGTCAGGTGTTCCGGATCGACCATTATCTCGGCAAGGAGACGGTGCAGAACCTGATGGTTCTGCGCTTCGGGAACATCCTTTTCGAACCGCTCTGGTCACGGAACTATATCGACCATATCCAGATTACAGTCGCTGAAGACCTCGGCCTGGAAGGGCGGGCGGACTATTATGACCGGTCCGGTGCGCTGCGGGATATGGTGCAGAACCATATGCTGCAGCTGCTGTGCCTGACGGCCATGGAGCCGCCAAACCAGCTGGATGACGACGATGTCCGGACGGAAAAGATCAAGGTTCTGAACGCGCTGATGCCGATCCATGGAGAAGCGGCAAAAAAGCAGACGGTGCGAGGCCAGTACAAGGCAGGCATGAAAGGCGGAGAGGCCGTCAAAGGCTATGCCGACGAGCTTTCCGGCGTCGACAAGAGCAACACGGAAACCTTCGTTGCCATCAAGGCCGGGATCGACAATTGGCGTTGGGCAGGCGTGCCGTTTTACCTGCGTACCGGCAAGCGGATGTCTCACCGTCATTCCGACATCGTGATCCAGTTCAAGAAGACGCCGCATTCCCTGTTCGGGGAGGGCAATGACATGGCCAACCGGCTGGTCATCCGTCTTCAGCCTGATGAAGGTGTCCGCCTGTTCGTACAGATCAAGGAACCGGGACCGGGCGGGCTGCGGGTCAAATCCATGCCGTTGAACCTTTCTTATGCGGAAAGTTTCATGGTCCGCTATCCGGATGCCTATGAACGTCTGTTGATGGATGTCGTTCGTGGCAACCTGTCCCTGTTCATGCGGAAGGAAGAGGTCGAAGCGGCCTGGGCATGGGTGGACTCGCTGATCGAGGCCTGGGAACAGGCTGGCGATGCGCCGGAGCCGTATCCGGCCGGCAGCGACGGTCCGCTCGCGGCCGCCATGCTGATGGATCGCGACGACCGCGCCTGGTGGGAAGGACTGTAG
- the pgl gene encoding 6-phosphogluconolactonase: MKHELVRFDTREGALDFAAKFVAGGLEHAIAERGRADFMTSGGSTPGPLFDRLSDWDLPWECVSVGLVDERWVPLDHDFSNEALVRTHLLKGRAGAAGLIPMKTVAERPGDAVADRNAAYAPHCSPVDVLLLGMGGDGHTASWFPGARGLESALMPANDETIAAIDATGCPGAGSNTQRLTLTGPAVTSARMALMLLFGDEKLDVLERALKSNPMDMPVRYAIDKLGPRLTIIWAP; this comes from the coding sequence ATGAAACACGAACTGGTCCGTTTCGATACGCGTGAAGGCGCGCTGGATTTCGCTGCAAAATTCGTGGCGGGTGGACTGGAGCACGCAATCGCTGAACGGGGGCGAGCGGATTTCATGACGTCCGGCGGCTCCACGCCGGGGCCGTTGTTCGACCGTCTGTCGGACTGGGACCTGCCATGGGAATGTGTGAGTGTCGGTCTGGTGGATGAACGCTGGGTGCCGCTGGATCACGACTTTTCAAATGAAGCGCTGGTCCGGACGCATCTGCTGAAAGGCCGCGCAGGGGCTGCAGGTCTTATCCCGATGAAGACTGTCGCGGAGCGGCCCGGAGACGCGGTGGCAGACCGGAACGCTGCCTATGCCCCGCATTGTTCACCGGTCGATGTGCTTCTGCTCGGAATGGGCGGCGACGGGCACACGGCGAGCTGGTTTCCCGGGGCCAGGGGGCTGGAATCGGCTCTGATGCCTGCGAATGATGAAACAATTGCAGCGATTGATGCAACCGGTTGTCCCGGCGCGGGTTCTAACACACAGAGACTTACATTGACGGGGCCAGCGGTAACCTCCGCCCGGATGGCATTGATGTTGTTGTTCGGTGATGAGAAGCTGGACGTTCTGGAGCGCGCGCTGAAGTCTAACCCGATGGACATGCCCGTTCGGTACGCCATCGACAAGCTGGGGCCGCGTCTCACAATCATATGGGCACCCTGA
- the edd gene encoding phosphogluconate dehydratase: MTKLHPKIAEVTERIRERSAESRAAYLEMIRARRPDGFARGRLTEGNLAHASAGCAVIEKTQLLGAGWPNIGIITAYNDMLSAHAPFEHYPEIIREAAREVNAVAQVAGGVPAMCDGVTQGQQGMELSLFSRDVIAMASAVGLSHDVFDAALHLGVCDKIVPGLVIAALRFGWIPSIFVPAGPMPSGLPNPEKVRIRQLFAEGKVDRSALLKAEAESYHAQGTCTFYGTANSNQMLMEVMGFHLPGAAFTNPGTPLRTALTKAATHRAAAITSQGENYLPAGELIDERSIVNGIVGLMATGGSTNHALHIPAMAAAAGLIVTLEDFADISQVTPLLTRIYPNGPADVNHFHAAGGMGFVVRELLCAGLMNGEARGVAGPISDYSHEPFLDGDKVSWRPAPEESGDHDIIRPASDPFSSDGGLRLMTGPLGRGVSKVSAVKPDKRVLEAPAIVFESQEALKEAFEAGRLDRDFIAVVRFQGPAANGMPELHSLTPPLGVLQDRGFRVALVTDGRMSGASGKVPSAIHVSPEAARGGPLARVRDGDVIVFDAETGTLGIKVDPAEFAARSPAEFRPNASSVGLGREMFSYFRQMSGTADTGASQFDFVDREAEH; the protein is encoded by the coding sequence ATGACCAAACTCCATCCGAAAATCGCCGAAGTCACTGAACGTATCCGAGAGAGGTCAGCTGAGTCCCGGGCTGCGTATCTGGAGATGATCCGTGCCCGGCGGCCGGATGGGTTTGCCCGGGGGCGTCTGACTGAGGGCAATCTTGCGCATGCCTCGGCTGGCTGCGCCGTGATTGAAAAGACCCAGCTGCTTGGCGCAGGCTGGCCCAATATCGGCATCATCACGGCCTACAATGACATGCTGTCGGCGCATGCCCCGTTTGAGCATTATCCCGAAATCATCCGCGAGGCCGCCCGAGAAGTGAATGCTGTCGCGCAAGTGGCGGGCGGCGTGCCGGCCATGTGCGATGGGGTAACGCAAGGCCAGCAAGGCATGGAGCTGTCCCTGTTCTCGCGGGATGTGATTGCCATGGCATCGGCGGTCGGCCTCAGTCATGATGTTTTCGATGCAGCCTTGCATCTGGGGGTCTGCGACAAGATCGTTCCGGGACTGGTCATCGCTGCCCTGCGCTTCGGCTGGATCCCTTCCATCTTTGTGCCGGCCGGGCCGATGCCATCCGGGCTTCCCAATCCGGAAAAGGTCCGTATACGGCAATTGTTTGCAGAAGGAAAGGTAGATCGGAGTGCGCTGCTCAAGGCGGAAGCGGAAAGCTATCATGCACAGGGCACCTGCACCTTCTACGGCACGGCCAATTCCAACCAGATGCTGATGGAGGTCATGGGCTTCCATCTGCCAGGCGCTGCCTTCACCAATCCCGGCACACCGCTGCGGACGGCGCTGACAAAAGCAGCGACTCATCGCGCTGCGGCAATCACCTCTCAGGGGGAGAATTACCTGCCAGCCGGCGAACTCATCGACGAGCGCTCGATCGTCAACGGCATTGTCGGTCTTATGGCGACCGGAGGTTCAACCAATCATGCCCTGCACATTCCAGCCATGGCCGCTGCGGCAGGCTTGATCGTGACGCTGGAAGATTTTGCAGACATCAGTCAGGTCACGCCATTGCTGACCCGGATCTATCCGAATGGGCCAGCTGACGTGAATCATTTCCACGCAGCGGGCGGCATGGGCTTCGTGGTGCGCGAACTGCTTTGCGCCGGCCTTATGAATGGCGAGGCCCGAGGGGTCGCCGGGCCGATTTCGGACTATTCTCACGAACCGTTCCTGGACGGCGACAAGGTCTCCTGGCGGCCAGCCCCTGAAGAAAGTGGGGATCACGACATTATTCGGCCAGCCAGCGATCCGTTTTCGTCAGATGGCGGACTTAGGCTGATGACAGGGCCGCTCGGACGCGGTGTCTCCAAAGTCTCTGCCGTCAAGCCGGACAAGCGTGTGCTCGAAGCGCCGGCGATTGTTTTCGAATCCCAGGAGGCGTTGAAAGAAGCCTTCGAGGCGGGGCGCCTCGACCGGGATTTCATCGCCGTCGTTCGCTTTCAGGGGCCGGCGGCAAATGGCATGCCGGAACTGCACAGTCTGACGCCGCCACTTGGTGTGCTGCAGGACCGGGGCTTCAGGGTGGCGCTCGTCACCGATGGCCGTATGTCTGGCGCCAGCGGCAAGGTGCCGTCGGCCATTCATGTCAGTCCGGAAGCGGCACGTGGCGGCCCGCTGGCGCGGGTTCGTGATGGTGATGTCATCGTGTTCGATGCGGAAACGGGCACACTCGGCATCAAGGTTGACCCTGCGGAGTTTGCAGCCCGTTCCCCGGCGGAGTTCCGGCCAAACGCATCGTCTGTGGGACTGGGCCGTGAGATGTTCTCCTATTTCCGGCAAATGAGCGGGACGGCAGACACCGGTGCCAGCCAGTTCGATTTCGTCGACAGGGAGGCAGAGCATTGA
- a CDS encoding glucokinase, whose product MSEDILVGDVGGTHVRFAIAHRRGGKIVTGNFEKFAGDDFDGFDDVLSAYLDQAGAPVSRACFALAGPVRQGEVTLTNRGWHVSEQALQTRFGFSDAKLINDFTAMARAVPEFDQDRFEQILPGTPEPEAPVIVAGPGTGFGVATLIPDRGDWNVLTGEGGHMAFAPRSELEFQLAGILLRKFGYVSNELVASGTGLLPVHEAFCEIYSRPVEEVSPAGMRERADAGDEMYVQLILVRACAVMGAVGDLALANGALGGVVLAGGVTERIVDFLRRPEATERFRARGPMSEFLENCPVVLMKDPEAPLIGAAAYYDQELRT is encoded by the coding sequence TTGAGCGAAGACATTCTGGTGGGAGATGTCGGCGGAACGCATGTCCGCTTTGCCATAGCTCACCGGCGGGGGGGCAAGATCGTTACCGGCAACTTCGAAAAGTTCGCTGGAGACGATTTTGATGGGTTTGACGATGTGCTGTCCGCTTATCTTGATCAAGCAGGCGCCCCCGTCAGCCGGGCCTGCTTTGCGCTCGCAGGGCCGGTAAGGCAGGGTGAAGTCACGCTGACCAATCGCGGCTGGCATGTGTCGGAGCAGGCATTGCAAACCCGGTTCGGCTTCAGCGACGCGAAGCTGATCAATGATTTCACCGCGATGGCACGCGCGGTGCCGGAGTTTGATCAGGATCGTTTCGAACAGATCCTGCCCGGGACGCCGGAGCCAGAGGCGCCGGTCATTGTCGCCGGGCCGGGCACGGGCTTCGGTGTGGCCACGCTGATTCCGGATCGCGGCGACTGGAACGTCCTGACCGGGGAAGGCGGGCACATGGCCTTCGCGCCCCGTAGTGAGCTGGAGTTTCAGCTGGCAGGCATCCTCCTCAGGAAATTCGGTTATGTGTCCAACGAACTGGTGGCATCCGGGACGGGATTGCTGCCCGTCCATGAAGCGTTTTGCGAGATTTACAGCCGTCCGGTCGAAGAGGTATCGCCTGCCGGGATGCGGGAGCGCGCGGATGCGGGCGACGAGATGTACGTCCAGCTCATTCTCGTGCGGGCCTGTGCAGTGATGGGGGCGGTAGGAGACCTCGCGCTGGCCAATGGCGCGCTTGGGGGCGTCGTGCTGGCAGGCGGCGTGACGGAGCGGATCGTTGATTTCCTGCGGAGGCCTGAAGCGACCGAACGGTTCCGGGCGCGCGGGCCCATGAGCGAATTTCTCGAAAACTGCCCGGTCGTTCTGATGAAGGATCCGGAAGCGCCGCTGATCGGGGCTGCGGCATATTATGACCAGGAGCTACGCACATGA
- the eda gene encoding bifunctional 4-hydroxy-2-oxoglutarate aldolase/2-dehydro-3-deoxy-phosphogluconate aldolase: MTSSLTALRLAVAKAPIVPVLVLSDVGQAAPLAKALLEGGLTTAEVTLRTPAGIGAIAAMKAAAPELLVGAGTVLSGEDVCKSVEAGADFLVSPGMSPGLLEALGKHKPLMIPGVATASEAMSRHEEGFEMLKLFPANIAGGVPALKALAGPLPHLQFMPTGGVSAENAGEYLALKNVIAVGGSWVATQADVDSGDWDGISRKARAALSAISS, from the coding sequence ATGACTTCGTCTCTTACAGCCCTGAGGCTTGCAGTCGCAAAAGCGCCCATTGTTCCCGTGCTTGTGTTGAGTGACGTCGGGCAGGCCGCCCCGCTTGCGAAGGCCTTGCTGGAAGGTGGTTTAACCACTGCAGAAGTCACGCTTCGGACGCCGGCGGGGATTGGGGCGATTGCGGCGATGAAGGCGGCGGCGCCGGAGCTGCTGGTGGGGGCTGGGACGGTGCTGAGCGGCGAGGATGTGTGCAAGTCGGTGGAGGCGGGGGCGGATTTCCTTGTCTCGCCGGGTATGAGCCCCGGCCTGCTGGAGGCGCTGGGCAAGCATAAGCCGCTGATGATTCCTGGCGTGGCCACGGCGAGCGAGGCGATGAGTCGGCACGAGGAAGGCTTTGAAATGCTGAAGCTTTTCCCGGCCAACATCGCTGGCGGCGTGCCGGCGCTGAAGGCGCTGGCCGGGCCTTTGCCGCATCTTCAGTTCATGCCGACGGGCGGTGTGAGTGCCGAAAATGCCGGGGAATATCTGGCGCTGAAGAACGTTATCGCTGTCGGTGGGTCGTGGGTGGCGACACAGGCCGACGTCGATTCCGGCGACTGGGATGGCATCTCGCGCAAGGCCAGGGCGGCACTTAGCGCGATCAGCTCATGA